GTTGATGACACCAAGTTGGGTCTGCCCGTCATCAGAAGAGACGATGGTCACACCGCGCCCGGTCACCTCGGTTGGATAGTTCGCCGGACGTATCAGCTGCGGTGTTGTATCTATAAAGTTGAAAATATCTTTATTATCCCAGACGTGGTTTCCAGTCGTAATTGCGGAGACACCTGATGCCAAGAGTTGATCAACAATCTCAAATGTCAACCCTTTCCCACCCGCCGCGTTCTCTCCGTTAGCGACAATAAAATCATACCTGTCGCGATGCGCTTCCAGAAACTTCGTTGTTGCTGCTCTGCCCGGATTGCCGACTATATCTCCGATAAACAGTATCTTCATCTTTAATGGCTATCGGCTGTCGGCTTTCAGCCATCAGTAAAGAGGGCTTTGATGAACCAGAGGCCCTCGCTGACTGCTGACTGCTGACTGCTGACTGCTACTCTCCTTCTAATTCAGCAAGCGTAAAAACGGACGCGAATGTGCATCCAAGTGCATGAATCTTTGCTGCGCCGCCTGCCTGCCGATCAATGGCGGCTACGACATGTTCCACTCTATACCCCGCTGCACGAATCTGCTCAATTGATGTGCAAACCTGCCCCGCAGTTGTAATCACATCTTCTATCACGACAAGTCTGCTACCCGCTTTGACCCCACCCTCTATAAGATTACAGGTGCCATAAGTTTTTGCTTCCTTACGGACGTAAAAGCAAGGGATTCCCGTTTTTAATGAGAGCGCGGTTGCAAGCGGGATACCACCTAATTCCAAACCTGCCAACCCGTCACAACCCGACGGGAGCCGTTTCGCCATCTCTTCAGCAATCGCGGTGAGCAGTGTGGGGTTGCTCTCAAATCGGTATTTATCCCAATAGAAATTACTGATACTTCCTGAACGGAGTTTGAATTCACCTGTGAGATACGAAGCCTCACGGATCTGTTTTGCAAGTGCTGTTTTTGTCATTATTAGTTGTCAGTTGTCAGTACGATTTTTCTGCGAAAAATCTTTCAGTTGTCAGTAGTTATCAGTTGTCGGTTATCAGTTTTCAGTTAAGAGAATTCTTGTGGCAGTTGAGGTTACTGTTCAAGCAACAGCAAATCTCTTTAACTGACTGCTGATAGCTGACAGCCGACAGCCATTAAAACACCTCAATATGCGCGGTTTCTCCTGCTACCACTTCTCCAATAACAGCGGCTTCAGGGCAATCCGCTGCACGGAGCTCCGCTACCGCTGCATCAGCGTTCTCGGCGGAAAGTGAGAACAGCAACCCACCAGACGTTTCCGCCTCCATCAGAATGTGACGCATCGCTTCGCTATCTGTGTGGAACGTAACTTTGTCGGCAAGGAACGTCATATTCGCAAGATAGGCTTGCGTATAGGTATCCTGCGCGACGAGTGCCGGGGCATCTTCAAAGTGAGGTACCGCAGCACTATCTATCTTCAGACAGGCACCATTGCCCGCCGCCATCTCCGAAGCGTGTCCTAACAACCCGTAACCCGTGACATCCGTACAAGCACTCGCACCATACTTCAGCATGACTGCGGAAGCAGAGGCATTAAGCCGAGTCATTGATTCAACAAGTTGTGGTAGCACCGCATCGCTGATCTTATCAAACTTCAAGCCTGTGGTGAGGATACCGATACCGAGGTTTTTGGTCAAAATGAGGACATCCCCTGGGCGTGCCCCGTAATTTTTGACGAATTTCTCCGGATGCACGATCCCCGTTACAGAAAGTCCATACATGAGTTCCGGCGCGTCTACGGTGTGTCCGCCGACAAGTGCAGCCCCCGCTTCAATCGCTTTTTCAGTGCCACCCCTGACAATATCACCGAGGATTGATAAATCCAAGTCCGCCTTG
This window of the Candidatus Poribacteria bacterium genome carries:
- the pyrE gene encoding orotate phosphoribosyltransferase — protein: MTKTALAKQIREASYLTGEFKLRSGSISNFYWDKYRFESNPTLLTAIAEEMAKRLPSGCDGLAGLELGGIPLATALSLKTGIPCFYVRKEAKTYGTCNLIEGGVKAGSRLVVIEDVITTAGQVCTSIEQIRAAGYRVEHVVAAIDRQAGGAAKIHALGCTFASVFTLAELEGE